The following proteins come from a genomic window of Bacteroidota bacterium:
- a CDS encoding conjugal transfer protein TrbH, with protein MRRISLAALAALSLAGCVTSPYGNHLRNVSVDQQKLADDAVKQLATLWPPAKTQFELKQTTPDLFGNALLKNLRESGYAVMEFSPNATEDNTLLPLRYVLSQIKGENGNLYHLTLWVGTESITRPYIEQNGMVMPGGYWTHKE; from the coding sequence ATGCGCAGAATATCTCTAGCGGCTTTGGCCGCTCTATCTCTCGCAGGATGCGTGACATCGCCATACGGCAACCATCTACGTAATGTTTCAGTAGATCAACAAAAACTGGCTGACGATGCAGTCAAGCAACTCGCCACGCTATGGCCGCCGGCAAAAACACAATTTGAGCTAAAACAAACGACACCGGATCTTTTCGGGAATGCGCTGCTCAAAAACTTGCGCGAAAGCGGCTATGCCGTCATGGAGTTCAGCCCAAACGCGACAGAGGACAATACCCTACTGCCATTGCGCTATGTACTCAGCCAAATAAAGGGAGAAAACGGCAACTTATACCATTTGACTCTATGGGTCGGTACTGAATCCATTACTCGCCCGTACATCGAGCAAAACGGCATGGTGATGCCGGGCGGCTATTGGACGCATAAGGAGTAA
- the trbG gene encoding P-type conjugative transfer protein TrbG, with amino-acid sequence MKKHIIPILAAAMAVSEPVLAAPGDDLADKYFSKNNPRLTEQEKAALAIAKRWEAGKSNGIKPVSGANGAIHFIYGAQQPSIVCAVLQVCDVALQAGELVNSIHLGDTARWTVEPAITGSGPAETQHLIIKPMDVGLETSLVVTTNRRTYHFKLRSHRTEYMPQVAFTYPEDALAKWDAIQTRETQAREQKTLPQTGEYLGDLNFNYELDGDAAWRPIRVFNDGSKTILQMPKAMAQTEAPTLLVLRKEGGLFSDDETVIVNYRVQGDRYIVDTVFDQAILISGVGRSQDRVTIRREK; translated from the coding sequence ATGAAAAAGCATATTATCCCAATTCTGGCCGCCGCCATGGCTGTCTCGGAACCTGTCCTGGCCGCTCCCGGTGACGACCTGGCCGACAAATATTTTTCCAAAAACAACCCAAGGCTAACCGAACAAGAAAAGGCGGCTCTCGCGATTGCGAAACGCTGGGAAGCCGGAAAATCCAACGGCATAAAGCCAGTATCCGGTGCCAATGGGGCCATCCATTTCATATACGGCGCACAACAGCCCAGCATCGTTTGCGCGGTTCTTCAGGTCTGTGACGTGGCCCTACAAGCCGGAGAACTGGTCAATTCGATCCATCTGGGCGATACGGCCCGCTGGACTGTGGAACCCGCCATCACCGGCAGCGGACCGGCCGAAACGCAACATCTCATCATCAAACCGATGGACGTGGGATTGGAGACCAGTCTGGTCGTGACGACAAACCGCCGCACTTATCATTTCAAGTTGCGCTCGCACCGCACCGAGTACATGCCGCAGGTTGCGTTCACCTACCCGGAAGACGCTCTCGCCAAATGGGATGCGATTCAAACTCGGGAAACACAAGCGCGCGAACAAAAAACCCTTCCGCAAACAGGCGAGTACCTGGGCGATCTGAATTTCAACTATGAACTGGACGGTGATGCCGCATGGCGTCCGATTCGCGTCTTTAACGATGGCAGTAAAACCATCTTACAAATGCCGAAGGCGATGGCGCAGACCGAAGCGCCGACGCTGTTGGTCTTGCGTAAAGAGGGCGGCCTGTTCTCGGATGATGAAACCGTCATAGTGAATTACCGTGTTCAAGGCGACCGCTACATCGTGGACACGGTTTTTGACCAGGCCATTTTGATATCCGGCGTTGGCAGAAGCCAAGACCGAGTAACCATCAGACGGGAGAAATAA
- a CDS encoding conjugal transfer protein TrbF — protein sequence MSLILSKKKPVDSRPINKPKNEDTNPYLTARRTWNEHVGSVVSSRQTWQVVGILSLLIALAGVGGIIHIGSQSKFIPYIIEVDKHGQTIAVGPTTAGSTADPRVIHASIADFIANARIVTPDVALQRKAVFRVYAMLSPNDPATQKMNEWLNGTPDSSPFKRAVKEMVSTEIKSVLPQSPDTWQVEWVETIRDRQGVLKSQPVNMRALVNVYIASPTSQTTDEQLRNNPLGIYVRDYSWSIITSSK from the coding sequence ATGAGTCTGATTCTATCCAAGAAAAAACCAGTTGACTCTCGGCCTATCAATAAACCCAAAAACGAGGATACTAACCCGTACTTGACTGCCCGGCGTACATGGAATGAGCATGTCGGTTCGGTCGTGTCGTCACGGCAGACCTGGCAAGTTGTCGGTATTCTCTCGTTGTTGATTGCGCTGGCCGGTGTCGGCGGAATCATCCATATAGGCAGTCAATCTAAGTTCATCCCTTATATTATCGAGGTTGACAAGCATGGCCAGACCATTGCCGTCGGGCCGACGACAGCGGGCTCTACCGCCGATCCCCGCGTTATTCATGCGTCTATAGCCGATTTCATCGCTAATGCCCGCATAGTCACGCCGGATGTCGCATTGCAGCGGAAAGCGGTCTTTCGCGTGTATGCAATGTTATCGCCCAATGATCCCGCAACCCAAAAAATGAACGAATGGCTGAACGGAACGCCCGATTCCAGCCCGTTCAAACGTGCCGTGAAGGAAATGGTCAGCACTGAAATCAAGTCCGTGTTGCCGCAATCCCCGGATACCTGGCAAGTCGAATGGGTAGAAACCATTCGCGACCGGCAAGGCGTTCTAAAAAGTCAGCCGGTCAATATGCGGGCATTAGTTAATGTCTATATCGCCTCGCCTACATCTCAAACAACAGACGAGCAATTACGCAACAATCCGCTCGGTATCTATGTGCGTGATTATTCCTGGTCGATCATCACTTCCTCGAAATAA
- a CDS encoding VirB4 family type IV secretion/conjugal transfer ATPase has translation MIEVLAIMIAVLGAVLLLMLFARIRSVDAELKLKKHRSKDAGLGDLLNYAAVVDDGVIVGKNGSFMAAWIYKGDDNASSTDEQREMVSFRINQALVGLGSGWMVHVDAVRRPAPNYAELGLSHFPDPVSAAIDEERRRLFERLGTMYEGYFVLTLTWFPPVLAQRKFVELMFDDNTPAPNHRARTTGLISQFKREITSIEERLSTAITMTRLRGQKVVTEEGASVTHDDFLSWIQFCITGKHHPVQLPSNPMYLDALIGGQELRTGVVPKIGRSLIQVVAIEGFPLESTPGILSALGELSCDYRWSSRFIFMDQHEAVAHLDKFRKKWRQKVRGFFDQVFNTNTGPIDQDALSMVEDAESAIAEVNSGFVAMGYYTSVVILMHEDRTRLEAIARQVEKAINRLGFVARIETTNTMDAYLGSLPGHGVENVRRPLINTMNLADLLPTSTIWTGSATAPCPLYPPMSQALMHCVTHGATPFRLNLHVRDVGHTFMFGPTGAGKSTHLAIIAAQLRRYAGMSIYAFDKGMSIYPLTKAVGGLHFSVAGDGESLAFCPLQFLETRGDRAWAMEWIDTILALNGLITTPEQRNKIGHAIMSMSGTQSRTLSDFSTTVQDLPIREALQQYTIGSSMGYLLDAEEDGLSLSSFTTFEIEELMGLGDKFALPVLLYLFRRIERSLHGQPAVIILDEAWLMLGHPVFRDKIREWLKVLRKANCLVLMATQSLSDAANSGILDVIVESTATKIFLPNVYARDEDTAALYRRMGLNTRQIEILATAIPKQQYYYVSEYGRRLYDLALGPLALSLAGASDKDSVAAIKNLETQFGDRWVHEWLAGRGLKLNDYLEPAI, from the coding sequence ATGATCGAAGTACTCGCGATTATGATTGCTGTACTCGGTGCCGTCCTGCTACTTATGTTGTTTGCCCGCATCCGGTCGGTCGATGCGGAGCTGAAGCTCAAAAAGCATCGATCCAAGGACGCCGGGCTGGGCGATCTGCTTAATTATGCCGCCGTCGTCGATGACGGTGTCATTGTCGGTAAAAACGGCTCATTCATGGCGGCATGGATATACAAAGGGGACGACAACGCGAGCAGCACCGATGAGCAGCGCGAAATGGTGTCTTTCCGCATCAATCAAGCCCTCGTCGGCCTTGGCAGTGGGTGGATGGTACACGTCGATGCTGTGCGCCGCCCAGCCCCTAATTACGCTGAATTGGGTTTGTCGCATTTTCCCGATCCAGTATCTGCCGCGATCGATGAAGAGCGACGCAGGCTATTCGAGCGCCTGGGTACGATGTACGAGGGTTATTTCGTATTAACGCTGACCTGGTTTCCGCCGGTTCTAGCGCAACGTAAATTTGTCGAGCTCATGTTCGATGACAACACGCCGGCGCCGAATCACAGAGCCCGTACCACGGGGCTCATCAGTCAATTCAAACGTGAAATAACGTCGATAGAGGAACGCCTGTCAACGGCTATTACGATGACGCGTCTCAGAGGTCAGAAGGTCGTTACCGAGGAGGGAGCGTCTGTTACGCATGATGATTTTTTGAGCTGGATACAATTTTGCATTACCGGCAAGCATCATCCCGTACAACTCCCCAGCAATCCCATGTATCTGGATGCTCTCATTGGCGGGCAAGAACTGCGCACCGGGGTCGTGCCAAAAATAGGCCGCTCCCTCATCCAAGTCGTCGCGATCGAAGGCTTCCCGCTGGAGTCGACTCCAGGAATCTTAAGCGCTCTGGGCGAATTATCCTGCGACTACCGCTGGTCATCCCGGTTTATTTTCATGGATCAGCATGAGGCGGTTGCTCACCTGGACAAATTCCGTAAAAAGTGGCGCCAAAAAGTGCGCGGATTCTTCGACCAGGTTTTTAATACCAATACCGGACCTATCGATCAGGATGCTCTGTCGATGGTAGAGGATGCCGAATCCGCGATAGCCGAGGTAAACAGCGGATTTGTCGCGATGGGCTATTACACCAGTGTCGTTATTTTGATGCATGAGGATAGAACGCGACTCGAGGCAATCGCACGGCAGGTAGAAAAGGCGATAAACCGTCTCGGTTTTGTCGCGCGTATAGAGACCACCAACACGATGGATGCGTATCTAGGCAGCTTACCGGGTCACGGTGTCGAGAATGTTCGCCGACCCCTCATCAACACGATGAACCTCGCCGATTTGTTGCCTACGTCAACGATCTGGACGGGTAGCGCAACCGCCCCTTGCCCGCTGTATCCGCCCATGTCTCAAGCACTGATGCACTGCGTGACTCACGGCGCCACACCTTTCCGACTGAATCTGCATGTCCGCGATGTCGGCCATACTTTCATGTTTGGACCCACAGGTGCGGGTAAATCGACGCATCTAGCCATTATTGCCGCACAATTACGACGTTATGCCGGCATGTCGATCTACGCATTTGATAAGGGGATGTCAATTTATCCGCTTACCAAGGCCGTCGGTGGGCTGCATTTTTCAGTCGCGGGGGACGGCGAATCACTCGCATTTTGTCCACTGCAATTCCTCGAAACGCGCGGCGACCGGGCTTGGGCAATGGAATGGATAGATACCATCCTGGCGTTAAACGGTTTGATCACCACACCCGAGCAGCGCAATAAAATAGGCCATGCCATCATGAGCATGAGCGGTACCCAATCCCGCACACTATCTGATTTCAGCACGACCGTACAAGACTTACCGATTCGTGAAGCGCTACAGCAATACACTATCGGTTCATCGATGGGCTATCTGTTGGACGCCGAAGAGGATGGACTCTCTCTGTCCTCATTTACGACGTTTGAAATCGAGGAGCTGATGGGATTAGGCGATAAATTCGCGCTCCCCGTGCTGTTGTATCTATTTCGCAGAATAGAGCGATCACTCCACGGCCAACCGGCCGTCATCATCCTGGACGAAGCCTGGTTGATGCTTGGGCATCCGGTGTTTCGCGATAAAATCCGCGAATGGCTCAAGGTCTTGCGCAAAGCCAATTGCCTTGTCTTGATGGCGACGCAAAGCCTGTCTGACGCGGCCAACTCGGGCATCTTGGATGTCATCGTTGAATCGACAGCCACCAAAATCTTCCTGCCCAACGTGTATGCCCGCGACGAAGACACGGCCGCCCTCTACCGTCGTATGGGTCTCAATACGCGGCAAATCGAAATTTTGGCGACCGCCATTCCGAAACAGCAATATTACTACGTTTCCGAATATGGCCGCCGTCTCTACGACCTCGCTCTCGGACCGCTTGCCCTGTCCCTTGCCGGTGCATCGGACAAGGATTCCGTTGCCGCCATCAAGAATCTGGAAACCCAATTCGGCGATCGGTGGGTTCATGAATGGCTCGCCGGGCGTGGACTGAAACTCAATGACTACCTGGAGCCCGCAATATGA
- a CDS encoding conjugal transfer protein TrbD, whose amino-acid sequence MAGRTIPIRRAGNRDNLFMGGDRELVMFSGLLAGALIFSAQDMRATVFGVCLWFGALFVFRLMAKSDPKLRYVYLRSRRYKKYYPPRSTPFRENTNTQGEQYK is encoded by the coding sequence ATGGCCGGTCGCACGATACCCATTCGTCGGGCCGGCAATAGAGACAACCTATTCATGGGCGGGGATCGGGAATTGGTGATGTTTTCGGGACTGCTCGCCGGAGCGCTGATTTTCAGTGCTCAGGACATGAGGGCTACGGTATTCGGCGTCTGTCTTTGGTTCGGCGCACTCTTCGTATTCCGCCTGATGGCAAAGAGCGATCCTAAGCTGCGCTACGTTTATCTGCGGAGCCGTCGCTACAAGAAGTATTACCCGCCGCGTAGTACGCCATTCCGTGAAAATACCAATACCCAAGGGGAGCAATACAAATGA
- the trbC gene encoding conjugal transfer system pilin TrbC: MQFAIPSLQNDRHSVLYLSLFVLLMAIIILPQPAFASEGTGGSLPYESWLTNLRNSVTGPVAFALSIIGIVVAGGVLIFGGELNGFFRTLIFIVLVMALLVGAQNMMGTFFGRGAEIALLSDGAVNYAHNAASIGNGRAG, translated from the coding sequence ATGCAATTCGCAATTCCATCGCTTCAGAACGACCGTCATAGCGTTTTGTACCTGAGCCTATTCGTACTGCTCATGGCCATTATCATTTTGCCGCAACCGGCCTTTGCGTCGGAAGGGACCGGCGGCTCGTTGCCCTATGAGAGTTGGCTGACAAATCTGCGCAATTCCGTTACCGGTCCGGTGGCATTTGCGCTCTCGATTATCGGCATTGTGGTTGCCGGCGGCGTGCTTATTTTCGGCGGCGAACTGAACGGTTTTTTCAGAACGTTGATTTTTATCGTCCTGGTCATGGCGTTACTGGTCGGCGCCCAAAATATGATGGGTACCTTCTTTGGCCGTGGCGCCGAAATAGCCTTACTGTCTGACGGTGCAGTCAATTACGCTCACAACGCGGCATCTATCGGTAACGGAAGGGCTGGGTAA
- the trbB gene encoding P-type conjugative transfer ATPase TrbB produces MTSLNDNPDSTRDRAKRKLERDMGTTLLSALYDPKTVEIMLNADGKLWQERLGEPMQCIGTLRVAQAQAIIETIAGYHGKEVTRQKPILEGELPLDGSRFAGQLPPIVPAPTFAIRKKAVAIFTLEHYVEGGIMTPGQRQVIIESVAAHRNILVIGGTGSGKTTLVNAIINQMVANDPTERVFIIEDTGEIQCAAENYVQYHTSIDVTMTALLKTTLRMRPDRILVGEVRGPEALDLLMAWNTGHEGGAATLHANNARAGLDRLAMLISMHPDSPKPIEPLIGEAVHVVVHIARTPEGRRIQEIIEVSGYHGGQYNTRSL; encoded by the coding sequence ATGACATCATTGAACGATAACCCTGACAGCACCCGTGATCGAGCCAAACGTAAGTTGGAACGCGACATGGGAACGACACTCTTGTCGGCTCTATACGATCCGAAAACCGTTGAAATCATGCTCAATGCGGACGGCAAGCTCTGGCAAGAGCGGCTTGGCGAGCCCATGCAATGTATTGGTACCCTGCGCGTTGCCCAGGCGCAAGCCATCATCGAAACCATTGCCGGTTATCACGGCAAAGAGGTGACGCGTCAAAAACCGATACTTGAAGGAGAACTACCGTTAGATGGTTCTCGCTTTGCCGGTCAGCTTCCACCGATTGTTCCGGCCCCGACTTTTGCCATCCGGAAGAAGGCGGTTGCCATTTTCACGTTAGAGCACTATGTCGAGGGCGGAATAATGACCCCCGGACAACGCCAAGTGATTATTGAATCAGTTGCCGCACACCGAAACATTCTGGTTATCGGCGGCACGGGCTCAGGCAAGACGACTCTGGTCAATGCGATTATCAATCAGATGGTGGCTAACGATCCTACCGAACGCGTCTTCATCATCGAGGACACCGGCGAAATCCAATGTGCTGCGGAGAATTACGTCCAGTACCACACCAGCATCGACGTCACAATGACGGCGCTATTGAAAACCACGCTGCGTATGCGCCCGGACCGGATTTTAGTCGGTGAAGTGCGAGGCCCTGAAGCGCTCGATTTGTTAATGGCCTGGAATACCGGCCATGAAGGCGGGGCGGCAACACTGCATGCCAATAACGCTAGAGCCGGACTTGATCGGTTGGCGATGCTCATCAGCATGCATCCTGATTCACCCAAACCCATCGAACCGCTCATTGGCGAGGCGGTTCATGTTGTCGTGCATATCGCCAGAACCCCGGAAGGCCGTCGTATTCAGGAAATTATTGAGGTTTCCGGATACCACGGCGGCCAATACAACACAAGATCACTTTAG
- a CDS encoding transcriptional regulator, with amino-acid sequence MYNYIFFTNILRILDERGMSKKELHELSGVSNSFLSDLTTGTGNPSLKVMEAIAKALEVPLPLLLESNDLDKAALDELAGGTAMHSLPPGYERVSVILPEVKAFIVKKWGEETRAKIRQS; translated from the coding sequence GTGTACAACTACATCTTCTTTACCAACATTCTTCGTATTTTGGACGAGCGTGGAATGTCCAAAAAAGAATTACATGAACTATCCGGAGTGTCGAACTCGTTTTTATCCGATCTAACAACGGGTACCGGCAATCCATCGCTCAAGGTAATGGAGGCGATAGCCAAAGCGTTAGAAGTTCCTCTCCCTCTTCTGCTCGAATCCAATGACTTGGACAAGGCTGCGCTCGATGAGCTGGCGGGCGGTACCGCTATGCATAGCCTGCCGCCGGGATACGAGCGCGTGTCCGTCATTCTTCCGGAAGTCAAAGCCTTTATCGTCAAAAAATGGGGCGAAGAAACAAGGGCTAAAATAAGGCAATCTTAA
- a CDS encoding replication initiator protein A has protein sequence MYDETAVKLKALESAALRRKIEAVARPGETYEQAAARIRQNEENTIPHRSQTHRASSSDRQTDIFVPTLYDVGTRDSRSIMDVAVFRLSKREKRAGDVIRYDLPDGYVEVKAGPDGMASIWDYDIVLMLISHLTDAMNRYCEGKEDKPGRTFRPHVSEILKFCRKGNGGRQIEEVEKALDRLRGTTIKSVRERPGIGGKRGLREIKAEGLIGDYTVLSYTETGKIASVEIEIPKWLHREVTERKRPDVLTVHPDYFLIEPGIGRFIYRLARRAAGKSVAKWSFQLIYQRSGSTGTFKKFTFTLRKLIETNDLPEYRLAEESGQEGPLLVIKHKESLIEN, from the coding sequence ATGTATGACGAGACTGCGGTCAAGCTGAAAGCGCTTGAGAGCGCCGCACTGCGACGTAAGATAGAGGCCGTTGCCAGGCCAGGCGAAACCTATGAGCAAGCTGCCGCTAGAATTCGGCAAAACGAAGAAAACACCATTCCTCATAGATCACAGACACATCGGGCATCTTCTAGCGACAGACAGACTGATATTTTCGTGCCGACACTCTATGACGTTGGCACGCGTGACAGCCGAAGCATCATGGACGTCGCAGTATTCCGGCTGTCAAAGCGAGAGAAGCGCGCGGGAGATGTTATCCGGTACGATCTGCCGGACGGATATGTCGAAGTCAAGGCGGGGCCGGACGGCATGGCGTCGATTTGGGATTATGACATCGTGCTGATGTTGATCTCTCATTTGACCGATGCCATGAACCGCTATTGTGAAGGGAAGGAAGACAAGCCAGGCCGCACATTCCGTCCGCATGTTAGCGAAATTCTCAAGTTCTGCCGAAAAGGCAACGGTGGCCGACAAATTGAAGAAGTCGAAAAAGCGCTGGATCGCCTGAGAGGCACGACCATCAAGAGTGTGCGCGAGCGACCCGGCATCGGAGGGAAGCGCGGCTTACGCGAAATCAAGGCTGAAGGCTTAATCGGCGATTACACGGTGCTCTCCTACACCGAAACAGGCAAGATTGCGTCTGTTGAAATAGAGATCCCGAAATGGCTGCACCGCGAAGTTACCGAACGAAAGCGTCCGGACGTATTGACTGTCCACCCTGATTATTTCCTGATAGAACCCGGCATCGGCCGCTTCATCTATCGCTTGGCACGCCGGGCTGCAGGCAAAAGCGTGGCCAAGTGGTCGTTTCAACTCATCTACCAGCGCAGCGGTAGCACGGGCACGTTCAAGAAGTTCACATTTACCTTACGCAAGCTGATCGAAACTAACGACCTGCCTGAATACCGACTCGCAGAGGAAAGCGGGCAGGAAGGCCCGTTATTGGTCATAAAACATAAAGAGTCATTAATCGAAAATTAG